The Mangifera indica cultivar Alphonso chromosome 8, CATAS_Mindica_2.1, whole genome shotgun sequence genome has a window encoding:
- the LOC123223691 gene encoding monocopper oxidase-like protein SKU5 isoform X2 encodes MPGAPQCCCVPFFFFFLLVWWWPNFCLGGDPYVFFDWTVSYITAAPLGTKQEVKDQIGSFFYFPSQNYQRAAGGYGGIIISNRDVIPLPFLMPDGDITLFIGDWYTKNHKKQRKDIENGKDLGVPDGILINGFGPYHYDAAVVPEGIAYQTINVEPGKTYRLRVHNVGTSTSLNFRIQNHNLLLVETEGSYTVQQNYTNMDIHVGQSYSFLVTMDQNASSDYYIVASPQFVNSSDWDKAKGVGILHYSNSLGPASGPLPDPPNVLDTYFSMNQARSIRWNVSAGAARPNPQGSFKYGEITVTDVYVILNRPAELIDGKWRTTLNGISYLPPATPLKLAQQFNISGVYKLDFPYRLMKRPAKLDTSVINGSYKAFMEIIFQNNDTNVQSYHLDGYAFFVVGMDFGVWTENSRGTYNKWDGVARSTTQVFPGAWTAILVYLDNPGIWNLRSENLNSWYLGLEVYVNVVNPEIDQSEPLLPDNTIYCGLLSSLQKDQAQRVKFSSAASMSGAGRRVLLAFVVISVVCYLFNEVKDV; translated from the exons ATGCCTGGAGCTCCACAGTGTTGTTGcgttcctttcttcttcttctttctactTGTATGGTGGTGGCCAAATTTCTGTTTGGGAGGTGACCCTTACGTGTTTTTTGACTGGACTGTCTCTTACATCACGGCTGCTCCCCTTGGAACTAAACAAGAG GTCAAAGATCAAATAGGAAGTTTTTTTTACTTCCCTTCTCAAAATTATCAGAGAGCTGCTGGCGGATATGGGGGAATCATCATAAGCAACAGAGATGTTATTCCTTTACCCTTTTTGATGCCTGATGGTGATATTACTCTCTTTATTGGTGACTGGTATACAAAGAATCACAAG AAGCAAAGGAAAGACATTGAGAATGGTAAAGACCTTGGAGTTCCTGATGGTATCCTCATTAATGGATTTGGTCCCTATCACTATGATGCAGCTGTTGTTCCAGAGGGCATTGCTTACCAGACAATAAATGTTGAACCAG GAAAAACATACCGTCTCCGGGTTCACAATGTTGGAACCTCAACCAGCTTAAATTTCAGAATACAAAATCATAACCTACTTCTTGTTGAGACTGAAGGATCATACACAGTTCAACAAAACTACACAAACATGGATATTCATGTTGGTCAATCATACTCATTTTTGGTTACAATGGATCAAAATGCCAGCAGTGACTACTACATTGTTGCCAGTCCTCAGTTTGTTAATTCATCTGATTGGGACAAAGCTAAGGGAGTGGGTATCTTGCACTACTCAAACTCTCTGGGACCTGCTTCAGGTCCTCTTCCTGATCCTCCTAATGTACTTGACACATATTTCTCAATGAATCAAGCTCGATCTATAAG GTGGAATGTATCTGCTGGTGCTGCTCGTCCTAATCCACAGGGATCTTTTAAGTATGGTGAGATTACTGTGACGGATGTATATGTAATTCTCAATAGACCTGCTGAGCTTATAGATGGGAAGTGGCGTACTACCCTCAATGGTATTTCATACTTACCACCTGCAACACCTCTAAAGCTTGCTCAGCAATTCAACATTTCAGGGGTCTACAAGCTTGATTTCCCTTATAGATTAATGAAAAGACCTGCGAAACTGGATACATCTGTAATTAATGGTTCTTATAAAGCTTTCATGGAGATCATCTTTCAGAATAATGATACAAATGTACAGAGCTACCATTTGGATGGCTATGCATTCTTTGTTGTGGG TATGGATTTTGGAGTGTGGACAGAAAATAGCAGAGGCACATACAACAAATGGGATGGTGTTGCGCGCAGCACTACGCAG GTCTTTCCTGGAGCTTGGACAGCTATTTTAGTTTATCTTGACAACCCCGGAATTTGGAACCTTCGATCTGAGAATCTTAACTCTTGGTATTTGGGCCTAGAAGTTTATGTAAATGTTGTAAATCCAGAAATTGACCAATCTGAGCCTTTATTGCCTGACAACACCATATATTGTGGTCTGCTTTCATCCTTACAAAA AGACCAAGCTCAGAGAGTTAAATTTTCAAGTGCAGCATCGATGTCGGGTGCAGGTAGAAGAGTTTTACTTGCATTTGTTGTAATATCAGTGGTTTGCTATTTATTTAATGAGGTTAAAGATGTTTGA
- the LOC123223691 gene encoding monocopper oxidase-like protein SKU5 isoform X1, whose translation MPGAPQCCCVPFFFFFLLVWWWPNFCLGGDPYVFFDWTVSYITAAPLGTKQEVIGINGQFPGPILNVTTNWNVVINVKNDLDEPLLLTWNGIQHRKNSWQDGVSGTNCPIPTGWNWTYQFQVKDQIGSFFYFPSQNYQRAAGGYGGIIISNRDVIPLPFLMPDGDITLFIGDWYTKNHKKQRKDIENGKDLGVPDGILINGFGPYHYDAAVVPEGIAYQTINVEPGKTYRLRVHNVGTSTSLNFRIQNHNLLLVETEGSYTVQQNYTNMDIHVGQSYSFLVTMDQNASSDYYIVASPQFVNSSDWDKAKGVGILHYSNSLGPASGPLPDPPNVLDTYFSMNQARSIRWNVSAGAARPNPQGSFKYGEITVTDVYVILNRPAELIDGKWRTTLNGISYLPPATPLKLAQQFNISGVYKLDFPYRLMKRPAKLDTSVINGSYKAFMEIIFQNNDTNVQSYHLDGYAFFVVGMDFGVWTENSRGTYNKWDGVARSTTQVFPGAWTAILVYLDNPGIWNLRSENLNSWYLGLEVYVNVVNPEIDQSEPLLPDNTIYCGLLSSLQKDQAQRVKFSSAASMSGAGRRVLLAFVVISVVCYLFNEVKDV comes from the exons ATGCCTGGAGCTCCACAGTGTTGTTGcgttcctttcttcttcttctttctactTGTATGGTGGTGGCCAAATTTCTGTTTGGGAGGTGACCCTTACGTGTTTTTTGACTGGACTGTCTCTTACATCACGGCTGCTCCCCTTGGAACTAAACAAGAG GTAATAGGGATTAATGGGCAGTTTCCAGGGCCGATTCTCAATGTCACTACAAATTGGAATGTTGTTATCAATGTTAAGAATGATCTTGATGAGCCATTGCTTCTCACTTG GAATGGCATACAACATAGAAAAAATTCTTGGCAAGATGGTGTTTCAGGGACTAATTGTCCAATTCCTACTGGTTGGAACTGGACATATCAATTTCAGGTCAAAGATCAAATAGGAAGTTTTTTTTACTTCCCTTCTCAAAATTATCAGAGAGCTGCTGGCGGATATGGGGGAATCATCATAAGCAACAGAGATGTTATTCCTTTACCCTTTTTGATGCCTGATGGTGATATTACTCTCTTTATTGGTGACTGGTATACAAAGAATCACAAG AAGCAAAGGAAAGACATTGAGAATGGTAAAGACCTTGGAGTTCCTGATGGTATCCTCATTAATGGATTTGGTCCCTATCACTATGATGCAGCTGTTGTTCCAGAGGGCATTGCTTACCAGACAATAAATGTTGAACCAG GAAAAACATACCGTCTCCGGGTTCACAATGTTGGAACCTCAACCAGCTTAAATTTCAGAATACAAAATCATAACCTACTTCTTGTTGAGACTGAAGGATCATACACAGTTCAACAAAACTACACAAACATGGATATTCATGTTGGTCAATCATACTCATTTTTGGTTACAATGGATCAAAATGCCAGCAGTGACTACTACATTGTTGCCAGTCCTCAGTTTGTTAATTCATCTGATTGGGACAAAGCTAAGGGAGTGGGTATCTTGCACTACTCAAACTCTCTGGGACCTGCTTCAGGTCCTCTTCCTGATCCTCCTAATGTACTTGACACATATTTCTCAATGAATCAAGCTCGATCTATAAG GTGGAATGTATCTGCTGGTGCTGCTCGTCCTAATCCACAGGGATCTTTTAAGTATGGTGAGATTACTGTGACGGATGTATATGTAATTCTCAATAGACCTGCTGAGCTTATAGATGGGAAGTGGCGTACTACCCTCAATGGTATTTCATACTTACCACCTGCAACACCTCTAAAGCTTGCTCAGCAATTCAACATTTCAGGGGTCTACAAGCTTGATTTCCCTTATAGATTAATGAAAAGACCTGCGAAACTGGATACATCTGTAATTAATGGTTCTTATAAAGCTTTCATGGAGATCATCTTTCAGAATAATGATACAAATGTACAGAGCTACCATTTGGATGGCTATGCATTCTTTGTTGTGGG TATGGATTTTGGAGTGTGGACAGAAAATAGCAGAGGCACATACAACAAATGGGATGGTGTTGCGCGCAGCACTACGCAG GTCTTTCCTGGAGCTTGGACAGCTATTTTAGTTTATCTTGACAACCCCGGAATTTGGAACCTTCGATCTGAGAATCTTAACTCTTGGTATTTGGGCCTAGAAGTTTATGTAAATGTTGTAAATCCAGAAATTGACCAATCTGAGCCTTTATTGCCTGACAACACCATATATTGTGGTCTGCTTTCATCCTTACAAAA AGACCAAGCTCAGAGAGTTAAATTTTCAAGTGCAGCATCGATGTCGGGTGCAGGTAGAAGAGTTTTACTTGCATTTGTTGTAATATCAGTGGTTTGCTATTTATTTAATGAGGTTAAAGATGTTTGA